One genomic region from Yarrowia lipolytica chromosome 1C, complete sequence encodes:
- a CDS encoding uncharacterized protein (Compare to YALI0C04235g, no similarity), producing the protein MVLLLANVAKGMSTDEARARRNARREARRQAQNERRAARRARNIEKRRLKELGREAEMSDLEPTESEFDPDADSDLETQQEYEKEYQHELELIQEKTAKEKAEALKGIEKHW; encoded by the coding sequence ATGGTCTTACTACTGGCAAACGTTGCGAAGGGGATGAGCACGGATGAGGCTCGGGCTAGACGAAACGCACGACGAGAGGCCCGAAGACAGGCGCAGAACGAACGACGTGCCGCTCGAAGAGCCCGGAACATTGAGAAGCGACggctcaaggagcttggCCGGGAGGCAGAAATGTCCGACCTCGAGCCCACCGAGTCGGAGTTTGATCCCGACGCGGATTCTGATCTGGAAACCCAGCAGGAGTATGAGAAGGAGTATCAGCATGAATTGGAGCTAAtccaggagaagacggccaaggagaaggccgaggctCTTAAGGGGATAGAGAAGCATTGGTGA